The sequence below is a genomic window from Sander lucioperca isolate FBNREF2018 chromosome 10, SLUC_FBN_1.2, whole genome shotgun sequence.
accctccCATTCCTCTGGACTTTCCTCCAACCATTCCCAGCATCATTCAGGGAGTGATGCAAGCCCATTCCTGGAGCCATGTCAGTGCTGCCAGTGATGGAGCAACAGTGACTTAAGTGAGTATAAATATCAAGTTTTACACACTCAGCCATCACAAAGGGGAATCACTCAAAGAGCTGACAGAGACACCAAAAGGTCTGAAGAAGTCTACTTGATTGAACAATTTGAACCATCCTAAGATGAAGACATTCAGTGTTGCAGTTGCAGTGGCCGTCGTGCTCACCTTTATTTGTATTCAGGAGATCTCTGCTGTCCCAGTCACTGAAGTAAGAACCTGACTTAAAATCATTTCATTCACTTATTAGCTATAAATGTTTTGTCAAAATGCTAAAATGTGGTTCTACTGTAAATGTGCACAACTCCTCAACAGGTGCAAGAGCTGGAGGAACCAATGGGCATTGAGAATCCGGCTGCTGAACATGAGGAGACATCAGTGGACTCATGGAAGGTACGTTCAGCTAACTGAATGGATTTGGCCCACTACATTGAGCTAATTTAAATGgaagtgaatgtgtgttttcccTACAAAGTTCCCTGATGCTCTCTAtagaaggagagagaatagACAGAGTGAGTGATGACGCTGGAGATGAACACATTGCTCATGTCTTTTGTCTTTCACACAGATGCCGTATAACAACAGACACAAACGTGGCTTTGATTGTCGTGTTTGCTGCGGCTGCTGCACCCCCGGTGTCTGCGGATTGTGTTGCAGATTCTGAGGATTCCTGCTCCAACAACTACTGTCAAATTCTGATGTTTCTAAACTTCATCATGCTGTAGTTAATGTGTATGTACTCAGTGGTGTGACTGCATCGTCCACTGGTTTTGCTAAATATCTGATACTGCTGTGGATTTTCACAATAAAGTTTAATGTCACTATATGAAATTGTGTCAAAGTGTTTTAATTAGAAATAGTactttttcacagaagacattttatcacagtaggaaaagcaccgGTGGAGACAATAACATTAATTATGATGGcagaattccatttagctgcttcagtttcagggtcctggtattgtgcacgctggctcactgtcacggCTTACTGGGACACCTGGACAGAACTGAGCTGTCTTTAATGTCAGCAGTAAcaccaagtcaaaatgtctgctgtgaaaaaaggtcTTTGGTGGAAGaagttgaaaaaatgtcattgtattaTATTTTTACCTTTACAAAATGTTGCAGCTGTGTTTAAAAGGAGACTGTACGccattcaaatgaaaaataacgTCTGTTTAAAACAACACTGATGCACGCAGTGCCAGGGGGGAGGTTTGTGCACTATAGTGAAGTGTGTAAAAGAACTAAATGGACAATTATTCTGttaacatgacgatgcacatcTTACACCTAAGATAGGCTTAGATATGTACACAGGGTTTGGATTATTAAAGCTGAGGTAATctaagacattttaaatgaactcaAATACAGAATGTTTTAGTTACGAGAAACATGTAAATGAGTGGATGCAagcttaattttttaatttcagtttCGTTGACTGATTTGATAAAAGCTTCACTAGAACAAGTACTCAATCAGACCAACAGCTCCAGGTCACAGTGAAGGTACATTGTAATAATTGGTTGTATTATTAAAAGATAAGGTGATGATTCCTCTtaatatgaaaacaaacagaTGTGGATCCATTCATGGTTCTATTTGTTGACACTGATGTTGtggtcacatgacacaagcaCACAGGCCAGCAGGGTTTTCAGTAAATGAGAGGGAGTGAAGTCGGGGAAATAGATTTTTGCACAAGATACTGGGTATGATAAcaagtaaaatataaatacaaaagaaaGGTTAAGGTacttttttcaaacaaaatgtgCTCTCCATAATTGGATATAATAAAACAGATTGAATCGTAGTTCAAGGTGATGCTTCCCTGTCATATTGTAGCAGGTCTGGCTGCCACCATGGGTCACCCTACGCATACGATTCACAAACAACAGGACTTATTTTACGGCTGCTGACACATTTGTAACATAAATTCACACCCTTTCTGACCGTACGTCTCTGGTTGCCCGGCATCTCTTGCGCACAGTCCAGTTGCTCAGAGTttttaacacaataaaaaaacaaatatatctCACAGAGCAGCTTCCttctgtctgtggtgtgtggccGTCATCTGAAGGTCCAGCACAACACTGCTTATAAAGGGGGAATGTAATTAGACAACAAGCTCCAGCTGTGTCAATGAACACACCTGGCAGGCTCTGCTCTCGTTAGCCATGCCCACACCTGtctcagctgcagctgattgcagACCATGCTCACCTGCACACATATTAAAAAATAGgtattaaaaaatgaatgctAATCATCTGTATATTGCAGCAGATGTGGAGCCCTTCATGGAAATGTTTGTTGACACTCACGTGATCATTTAAACCATTTACTCAGATCAgaagtttttttgggggggcatttctgcctttattggacaggaaagctgagatatgaaaggggagagagaggggggaagacatgcaggaaaaccgtcacaggccAGACTCGAAACCTGGACCTCCTGCGTCGAGCaataaacctctgtatatgtgcgcccgttctaccaactgagctaaccggccacaggTCAGAAGGGTTTTCAGTAAATGGGACAGAGTTACTGTACATGAAGAAAGGGCTTTTGGTTATTGCACAAGATATTTGGACGGACTGAAGCACCTAGAAATGAAAATGACCCCTGACTGTATCAGTGTTAACTTCACACTGattactttgtttgttttttgaatatgtttttaCACTGAcaatcttaaaaagaaaaaaataatgcaaatataataatagttgGGTGTTTTTCTGGACAATTCTGAAAATTAATATACTTGTAATTACATTCATGTCAGagtgtttaaaatgtattatatatgaCATTGATCTATGAACAATCGGTAACAAATACCAAGACATCAGGATAACTATTGCAATAAGGTTCAATaagggaaaaaaagcttttacAAAATCAACTTTCATTATATATGCCATCTTCAAGTTCaggttcaagttcaagttcaataCTTTGCCATGTCAACACAGTTGATTGGTGCCAATCAGGTTAgaaaaggcaatacatacacaggaacatacagtacataaaagaCAATCACATAGACAATCATTCAAACCAGTAAAAAACTGTGAAGACCTTGTGTTATTGCAACTTCCCATAAAGTGTCTTGTGCAGTCTATAAAGTGCATTTGAATAAGATGCATTTAGTACAGGTTTACTCTGCAAGGTGCCTGAGCattaaggagcctaatagtGGCAGGGTAAGTACTGTTGCAAAAGTGGGATGTTTTGCCCCTGAGACTTtgaactctctttctctcggtGTGTTCTTTCTGTAGAAAATAAAGGTTCATGATAGATTTCATATTGTCACACTGGGCCCTGACTgttaccttaaccttaaccctccCATTCCTCTGGACTTTCCTCCAACCATTCCCAGCATCATTCAGGGAGTGATGCAAGCCCATTCCTGGAGCCATGTCAGTGCTGCCAGTGATGGAGCAACAGTGACTTAAGTGAGTATAAATATCAAGTTTTACACACTCAGCCATCACAAAGGGGAATCACTCAAAGAGCTGACAGAGACACCAAAAGGTCTGAAGAAGTCTACTTGATTGAACAATTTGAACCATCCTAAGATGAAGACATTCAGTGTTGCAGTTGCAGTGGCCGTCGTGCTCACCTTTATTTGTATTCAGGAGATCTCTGCTGTCCCAGTCACTGAAGTAAGAACCTGACTTAAAATCATTTCATTCACTTATTAGCTATAAATGTTTTGTCAAAATGCTAAAATGTGGTTCTACTGTAAATGTGCACAACTCCTCAACAGGTGCAAGAGCTGGAGGAACCAATGGGCATTGAGAATCCGGCTGCTGAACATGAGGAGACATCAGTGGACTCATGGAAGGTACGTTCAGCTAACTGAATGGATTTGGCCCACTACATTGAGCTAATTTAAATGgaagtgaatgtgtgttttcccTACAAAGTTCCCTGATGCTCTCTAtagaaggagagagaatagACAGAGTGAGTGATGACGCTGGAGATGAACACATTGCTCATGTCTTTTGTCTTTCACACAGATGCCGTATAACAACAGACACAAACGTGGCTTTGATTGTCGTGTTTGCTGCGGCTGCTGCACCCCCGGTGTCTGCGGATTGTGTTGCAGATTCTGAGGATTCCTGCTCCAACAACTACTGTCAAATTCTGATGTTTCTAAACTTCATCATGCTGTAGTTAATGTGTATGTACTCAGTGGTGTGACTGCATCGTCCACTGGTTTTGCTAAATATCTGATACTGCTGTGGATTTTCACAATAAAGTTTAATGTCACTATATGAAATTGTGTCAAAGTGTTTTAATTAGAAATAGTactttttcacagaagacattttatcacagtaggaaaagcaccgGTGGAGACAATAACATTAATTATGATGGcagaattccatttagctgcttcagtttcagggtcctggtattgtgcacgctggctcactgtcacggCTTACTGGGACACCTGGACAGAACTGAGCTGTCTTTAATGTCAGCAGTAAcaccaagtcaaaatgtctgctgtgaaaaaaggtcTTTGGTGGAAGaagttgaaaaaatgtcattgtattaTATTTTTACCTTTACAAAATGTTGCAGCTGTGTTTAAAAGGAGACTGTACGccattcaaatgaaaaataacgTCTGTTTAAAACAACACTGATGCACGCAGTGCCAGGGGGGAGGTTTGTGCACTATAGTGAAGTGTGTAAAAGAACTAAATGGACAATTATTCTGttaacatgacgatgcacatcTTACACCTAAGATAGGCTTAGATATGTACACAGGGTTTGGATTATTAAAGCTGAGGTAATctaagacattttaaatgaactcaAATACAGAATGTTTTAGTTACGAGAAACATGTAAATGAGTGGATGCAagcttaattttttaatttcagtttCTTTGACTGATTTGATAAAAGCTTCACTAGAACAAGTACTCAATCAGACCAACAGCTCCAGGTCACAGTGAAGGTACATTGTAATAATTGGTTGTATTATTAAAAGATAAGGTGATGATTCCTCTtaatatgaaaacaaacagaTGTGGATCCATTCATGGTTCTATTTGTTGACACTGATGTTGtggtcacatgacacaagcaCACAGGCCAGCAGGGTTTTCAGTAAATGAGAGGGAGTGAAGTCGGGGAAATAGATTTTTGCACAAGATACTGGGTATGATAAcaagtaaaatataaatacaaaagaaaGGTTAAGGTacttttttcaaacaaaatgtgCTCTCCATAATTGGATATAATAAAACAGATTGAATCGTAGTTCAAGGTGATGCTTCCCTGTCATATTGTAGCAGGTCTGGCTGCCACCATGGGTCACCCTACGCATACGATTCACAAACAACAGGACTTATTTTACGGCTGCTGACACATTTGTAACATAAATTCACACCCTTTCTGACCGTACGTCTCTGGTTGCCCGGCATCTCTTGCGCACAGTCCAGTTGCTCAGAGTttttaacacaataaaaaaaaatatatatatatctcacagAGCAGCTTCCttctgtctgtggtgtgtggccGTCATCTGAAGGTCCAGCACAACACTGCTTATAAAGGGGGAATGTAATTAGACAACAAGCTCCAGCTGTGTCAATGAACACACCTGGCAGGCTCTGCTCTCGTTAGCCATGCCCACACCTGtctcagctgcagctgattgcagACCATGCTCACCTGCACACATATTAAAAAATAGgtattaaaaaatgaatgctAATCATCTGTATATTGCAGCAGATGTGGAGCCCTTCATGGAAATGTTTGTTGACACTCACGTGATCATTTAAACCATTTACTCAGATCAgaagtttttttgggggggcatttctgcctttattggacaggaaagctgagatatgaaaggggagagagaggggggaagacatccAGGAAAAACGTCACAGGCGGACTCGAAACCTGGACCTCCTGCGTCGAGCaataaacctctgtatatgtgcgcccgctctaccaactgagctaaccggccacaggTCAGAAGGGTTTTCAGTAAATGGGACAGAGTTACTGTACATGAAGAAAGGGCTTTTGGCTATTGCACAAGATATTTGGACGGACTGAAGCACCTAGAAATGAAAATGACCCCTGACTGTATCAGTGTTAACTTCACACTGattactttgtttgttttttgaatatgtttttaCACTGAcaatcttaaaaagaaaaaaataatgcaaatataataatagttgGGTGTTTTTCTGGACAATTCTGAAAATTAATATACTTGTAATTACATTCATGTCAGagtgtttaaaatgtattatatatgaCATTGATCTATGAACAATCGGTAACAAATACCAAGACATCAGGATAACTATTGCAATAAGGTTCAATaagggaaaaaaagcttttacAAAATCAACTTTCATTATATATGCCATCTTCAAGTTCaggttcaagttcaagttcaataCTTTGCCATGTCAACACAGTTGATTGGTGCCAATCAGGTTAgaaaaggcaatacatacacaggaacatacagtacataaaagaCAATCACATAGACAATCATTCAAACCAGTAAAAAACTGTGAAGACCTTGTGTTATTGCAACTTCCCATAAAGTGTCTTGTGCAGTCTATAAAGTGCATTTGAATAAGATGCATTTAGTACAGGTTTACTCTGCAAGGTGCCTGAGCattaaggagcctaatagtGGCAGGGTAAGTACTGTTGCAAAAGTGGGATGTTTTGCCCCTGAGACTTtgaactctctttctctcagtgtgttctTTCTGTAGAAAATAAAGGTTCATGATAGATTTCATATTGTCACACTGGGCCCTGACTGTTACATTAACCTTAACCCTCCCATTCCTCTGGACTTTCCTCCAACCATTCCCAGCATCATTCAGGGAGTGATGCAAGCCCATTCCTGGAGCCATGTCAGTGCTGCCAGTGATGGAGCAACAGTGACTTAAGTGAGTATAAATATCAAGTTTTACACACTCAGCCATCACAAAGGGGAATCACTCAAAGAGCTGACAGAGACACCAAAAGGTCTGAAGAAGTCTACTTGATTGAACAATTTGAACCATCCTAAGATGAAGACATTCAGTGTTGCAGTTGCAGTGGCCGTCGTGCTCACCTTTATTTGTATTCAGGAGATCTCTGCTGTCCCAGTCACTGAAGTAAGAACCTGACTTAAAATCATTTCATTCACTTATTAGCTATAAATGTTTTGTCAAAATGCTAAAATGTGGTTCTACTGTAAATGTGCACAACTCCTCAACAGGTGCAAGAGCTGGAGGAACCAATGGGCATTGAGAATCCGGCTGCTGAACATGAGGAGACATCAGTGGACTCATGGAAGGTACGTTCAGCTAACTGAATGGATTTGGCCCACTACATTGAGCTAATTTAAATGgaagtgaatgtgtgttttcccTACAAAGTTCCCTGATGCTCTCTAtagaaggagagagaatagACAGAGTGAGTGATGACGCTGGAGATGAACACATTGCTCATGTCTTTTGTCTTTCACACAGATGCCGTATAACAACAGACACAAACGTGGCTTTGATTGTCGTGTTTGCTGCGGCTGCTGCACCCCCGGTGTCTGCGGATTGTGTTGCAGTTTCTGAGGATTCCTGCTCCAACAACTACTGTCAAATTCTGATGTTTCTAAACTTCATCATGCTGTAGTTAATGTGCATGTACTCAGTGGTGTGACTGCATCGTCCACTGGTTTTGCTAAATATCTGATACTGCTGTGGATTTTCACAATAAAGTTTAATGTCACTATATGAAATTGTGTCAAAGTGTTTTAATTAGAAATAGTactttttcacagaagacattttatcacagtaggaaaagcaccgGTGGAGACAATAACATTAATTATGATGGcagaattccatttagctgcttcagtttcagggtcctggtactGTGCacgctggctcactgtcacggCTTACTGGGACACCTGGACAGAACTGAGCTGTCTTTAATGTCAGCAGTAAcaccaagtcaaaatgtctgctgtgaaaaaaggtcTTTGGTGGAAGaagttgaaaaaatgtcattgtattaTATTTTTACCTTTACAAAATGTTGCAGCTGTGTTTAAAAGGAGACTGTACGccattcaaatgaaaaataacgTCTGTTTAAAACAACACTGATGCACGCAGTGCCAGGGGGGAGGTTTGTGCACTATAGTGAAGTGTGTAAAAGAACTAAATGGACAATTATTCTGttaacatgacgatgcacatcTTACACCTAAGATAGGCTTAGATATGTACACAGGGTTTGGATTATTAAAGCTGAGGTAATctaagacattttaaatgaactcaAATACAGAATGTTTTAGTTACGAGAAACATGTAAATGAGTGGATGCAagcttaattttttaatttcagtttCTTTGACTGATTTGATAAAAGCTTCACTAGAACAAGTACTCAATCAGACCAACAGCTCCAGGTCACAGTGAAGGTACATTGTAATAATTGGTTGTATTATTAAAAGATAAGGTGATGATTCCTCTtaatatgaaaacaaacagaTGTGGATCCATTCATGGTTCTATTTGTTGACACTGATGTTGtggtcacatgacacaagcaCACAGGCCAGCAGGGTTTTCAGTAAATGAGAGGGAGTGAAGTCGGGGAAATAGATTTTGCACAAGATACTGTGTTTTGAAAGACTGAAGTTATACTGAGAATTTgattacactttacttgaaggtatctacaagtcataaatgtttatggcataacgcttcttttagtaagtgtcattcgttttttgtcatgacaagttatggatagggttagagttagggttagggttcatgtgtcaggactgtgtcatgacagtgttatgtgttcatgacagtgtcatgtcactcttgtgtagataccttcaagtaatgTGTTACCGAGAATTCAAATGGCCTCTGCTTTTATTAGAGAAAACAACAGGttgtaatttgggtatgacaacaagtaaaatataaataaaaaagaaaggttaaggtactttttttaaacaaaatgtgcTCTCCATAATTGGATATAATGAAACAGATTGAATCGTAGTTCAAGGTGATGCTTCCCTGTCATATTGTAGCAGGTCTGGCTGCCACCGTGGGTCACCCTACGCATACGATTCACAAACAACAGGACTTATTTTACGGCTGCAGACACATTTGTAACATTAATTCACACCCTTTCTGACCGTACGTCTCTGGTTGCCCGGCATCTCTCGTGTACAGTCCAGTTGCTCAGAGTTTTTAACACACTTCAAAAACAACAATATCTCACAGAGCAGCTTCCttctgtctgtggtgtgtggccGTCATCTGAAGGTCCAGCACAACACTGCTTATAAAGGGGGAATGTAATTAGACAACAAGCTCCAGCTGTGTCAATGAACACACCTGGCAGGCTCTGCTCTCGTTAGCCATGCCCACACCTGtctcagctgcagctgattgcagACCATGCTCACCTGCACACATATTAAAAAATAGgtattaaaaaatgaatgctAATCATCTGTATATTGCAGCAGATGTGGAGCCCTTCATGGAAATGTTTGTTGACACTCACGTGATCATTTAAACCATTTACTCAGATCAgaagtttttttgggggggcatttctgcctttattggacaggaaagctgagatatgaaaggggagagagaggggggaagacatgcaggaaaaccgtcacaggccAGACTCGAAACCTGGACCTCCTGCGTCGAGCaataaacctctgtatatgtgcgcccgttctaccaactgagctaaccggccacaggTCAGAAGGGTTTTCAGTAAATGGGACAGAGTTACTGTACATGAAGAAAGGGCTTTTGGTTATTGCACAAGATATTTGGACGGACTGAAGCACCTAGAAATGAAAATGACCCCTGACTGTATCAGTGTTAACTTCACACTGattactttgtttgttttttgaatatgtttttaCACTGAcaatcttaaaaagaaaaaaataatgcaaatataataatagttgGGTGTTTTTCTGGACAATTCTGAAAATTAATATACTTGTAATTACATTCATGTCAGAGTGTTTAAAATTTATTATATATGACATTGATCTATGAACAATCGGTAACAAATGCCAAGACATCAGGATAACTATTGCAATAACTTTcaataaaggaaaaaaagctTTTACAAAATCAACTTTCAGTATAGATGCTATCTTGCACTATGCTGAAGGAACATTCTTTCACATCTCTCCTAGGgagtttatatattttttaaataaatcttaTATAATTCACATTAGTGCACATAAGCACAGAGAACATTTTGCTGTCttactgtattttttaaaaatgtgcagCAAGTTCTTCAAGTATGAAACAGTGTGTTCTTTCTGTATAAAATAAAGGTTCATGCTAGATTTCATATTGTCACACTGGGCCCTAATCTTTACCTTTACCCTCCCGTTCCCATTCCTCTGGACTTTCCTCCAACCATTCCCAGCATCATTCAGGGAGTGATGCAAGCCCATTCCTGGATGCATGTCAGTGTTGCCAGTGATGGCGCAACAGTGACTTAacctttacagtttttctcaattgtttacacacaaatacTGGTACTTGAGACACAATGAGCACAACATGTAACTCATGCACCAACCCCCTGAACCAATTCTGCTAAACTACAAGCACAATTCCTGCTTTACACTCAAATTGCagttctaaaacacacttttttcaaaacactacacacaattctctgcaTGCAAAAAAAAGGCCTAAGTTATTATGATGAATGGAGAAGAAGTGTTTTCCATTCATCATAGTGTTTTACACTGAGCACATCAGTGTTCAACTGGTTCTTATAAATGTCTGTTCATAGGATGGTTCGTGTGtgtcatttgaaaacaaaataccattttgagaagaaataacattgtttaGAATGTAAAGTTTCATTTTGCAGGAGAATTGAGGGGTTTtgcccattgtgtgtgtgttttttgatttgtgtgtagagttctGAGAATATGAGGTATGCTTTCAGAAAATGAATTCAGAAAacaatcgagaaaaactgtaaacactgTTTGTTGCTACCCCCCTTAATTTACTGTTtgtggtcaaatttgaccggacagttttaactgctcttattttaacataaatgccaataaaaatgacaacaagTATTTTTAATAGAACATTCATTGTAAAAGAACCTTATTAGAATATTAACATctacaacgtgtgtgtgtgtgtgtgtgtgtgtgtgtgtgtgtgtgtgtgtgtgtgtgtgtgtgtgtgtgtgtgtgcatgcatgtgtgtgcgaacACTGGTGGTTGACATACACAAgtggcaacatgacaacatgaactgtgtgtgtgtgtgtgtgtgtgtgtgtgtgtgtgtgtgtgtgtgtgtgtgtgtgtgtgtgtgaaaattggtggttcacatgcacaagTGGCAACATGAAACAcgaactttgtgtgtgtgtgtgtgtgtgtgtgtctgtctgtctgtctgtctgtctgtgggtgtgtgtgtttctgtgtgtgcgtgcatgcatgtgtgtgcgaacactggtggttcacatgcacaagtggcaacatgacaacatgaactgtgtgtgtgtgtgtgtgtgtgtgtgtgtgtgtgtgtgtgtgtgtgtgtgtgtgtgtgtgtgtgtgtgtgtgcgtgcatgcatgtgtgtgcgaacattggtggttcacatgaacaagtggcaacatgacaacatga
It includes:
- the LOC116035364 gene encoding hepcidin-like, producing the protein MKTFSVAVAVAVVLTFICIQEISAVPVTEVQELEEPMGIENPAAEHEETSVDSWKMPYNNRHKRGFDCRVCCGCCTPGVCGLCCRF
- the LOC116035336 gene encoding hepcidin-like, which encodes MKTFSVAVAVAVVLTFICIQEISAVPVTEVQELEEPMGIENPAAEHEETSVDSWKMPYNNRHKRGFDCRVCCGCCTPGVCGLCCSF